The following proteins are encoded in a genomic region of Arvicanthis niloticus isolate mArvNil1 chromosome 21, mArvNil1.pat.X, whole genome shotgun sequence:
- the Rpsa gene encoding small ribosomal subunit protein uS2 — translation MSGALDVLQMKEEDVLKFLAAGTHLGGTNLDFQMEQYIYKRKSDGIYIINLKRTWEKLLLAARAIVAIENPADVSVISSRNTGQRAVLKFAAATGATPIAGRFTPGTFTNQIQAAFREPRLLVVTDPRADHQPLTEASYVNLPTIALCNTDSPLRYVDIAIPCNNKGAHSVGLMWWMLAREVLRMRGTISREHPWEVMPDLYFYRDPEEIEKEEQAAAEKAVTKEEFQGEWTAPAPEFTAAQPEVADWSEGVQVPSVPIQQFPTEDWSAQTATEDWSAAPTAQATEWVGATTEWS, via the exons ATGTCCGGAGCCCTTGACGTCCtgcagatgaaggaggaggatgtCCTCAAATTCCTTGCTGCAGGAACCCACTTAGGTGGCACCAACCTTGACTTTCAGATGGAGCAGTACATCTACAAGAGGAAAAGCGATG GTATCTACATCATAAATCTGAAGAGGACCTGGGAGAAGCTGCTGCTCGCGGCTCGAGCCATTGTTGCCATTGAGAACCCTGCAGATGTCAGCGTCATCTCCTCCAGGAACACCGGCCAG CGAGCTGTGCTGAAGTTTGCTGCTGCCACGGGAGCCACTCCAATTGCTGGCCGCTTCACACCTGGGACCTTCACTAACCAGATCCAAGCAGCCTTCAGGGAGCCTCGGCTTCTGGTGGTGACTGATCCCAGGGCTGACCACCAGCCCCTCACAGAGGCCTCCTATGTCAACCTGCCCACCATTGCTCTGTGTAACACAGATTCTCCCCTGCGCTATGTGGACATTGCCATCCCATGCAACAACAAG GGAGCTCATTCAGTGGGTCTGATGTGGTGGATGCTGGCCCGGGAAGTACTCCGCATGCGAGGTACCATCTCCCGTGAGCACCCATGGGAGGTTATGCCTGATCTTTACTTCTACAGAGACCCAGAGGAG ATTGAGAAGGAGGAACAGGCTGCTGCTGAGAAGGCTGTGACcaaggaggaattccagggcGAATGGACCGCACCGGCTCCTGAGTTCACTGCTGCTCAGCCTGAGGTGGCTGACTGGTCTGAGGGTGTGCAGGTACCCTCTGTGCCCATCCAGCAGTTCCCCACGG AAGACTGGAGTGCGCAGACAGCCACTGAGGACTGGTCAGCAGCTCCCACAGCTCAGGCCACCGAGTGGGTTGGAGCCACCACTGAGTGGTCCTGA